One segment of Geomonas ferrireducens DNA contains the following:
- a CDS encoding sigma 54-interacting transcriptional regulator, with translation MTVAKITDQEWTFLETVARAAFANPFGDTRDDLDILIGGASPGSSPDEILTSVLTRVATQVESLRARGVADLRAVEGTRREVLRRFFLFHVFHRYVDHFDQLIQAQLQAGDKPCRVGFAGDALAEMARFGLSEDEAERTFAVFYQLRRAFYFIRNGLVGSSPSMKALRRHLWDCVFTHDIRWFEAGLWNRMEEFSILLLGETGTGKGAAAAAIGRSGFIPYDRAGNGFPESFTRNFVAINLSQYSEGVLESELFGHKKGAFTGAVENHEGLFSRCAPHGVIFLDEIGDVSVPVQIKLLQVLQERVFYPVGSHEARRFSGRIVAATNRPLDDMMLGGKFREDLYYRLCSDVVTIPPLRERLGEDPEELDNLIAAILSRVAGQQVPARERQLVKKVIRRDVGVDYDWPGNVRELEQAVKRIILTGRYQGVRREKGAGRADRLAAGIREGSFGAEELLAAYCGLLYDTCGTYEEVARRTRLDRRTVKKYVQMGEKE, from the coding sequence ATGACAGTCGCAAAAATTACCGACCAAGAGTGGACTTTCTTGGAGACAGTGGCACGGGCGGCTTTTGCCAATCCCTTCGGCGATACGCGCGACGACCTCGATATCCTGATTGGCGGCGCGTCGCCCGGTTCTTCCCCCGACGAGATCCTCACCTCGGTGCTCACCCGGGTGGCGACCCAGGTCGAGAGCCTGCGGGCGCGCGGGGTGGCAGACCTGCGTGCCGTGGAAGGGACCAGGCGCGAGGTGCTGCGCAGGTTCTTCCTCTTCCACGTCTTCCACCGCTACGTCGATCACTTCGACCAGCTCATCCAGGCCCAGTTGCAGGCGGGGGACAAGCCGTGCCGGGTCGGCTTCGCCGGCGACGCGCTCGCGGAGATGGCTCGCTTCGGGCTATCCGAAGACGAGGCTGAGCGGACATTTGCCGTCTTCTACCAGTTGCGCCGCGCCTTCTACTTCATCAGAAACGGCCTCGTCGGGAGCTCACCTTCCATGAAGGCGCTGCGCCGGCATCTCTGGGATTGCGTCTTCACCCATGATATCCGCTGGTTCGAGGCGGGGCTTTGGAACCGGATGGAGGAGTTCTCCATCCTGCTTCTCGGTGAGACCGGAACCGGCAAGGGGGCCGCGGCTGCCGCCATCGGACGCTCCGGCTTCATCCCCTACGACCGGGCCGGAAACGGCTTCCCGGAGAGTTTCACCCGGAATTTCGTCGCCATCAACCTCTCTCAGTATTCCGAGGGGGTGCTCGAGTCCGAGCTGTTCGGGCACAAAAAGGGGGCGTTCACCGGCGCGGTGGAGAACCACGAGGGGCTTTTCAGCCGCTGTGCGCCGCACGGCGTCATCTTCCTCGACGAGATCGGCGACGTGAGCGTGCCGGTGCAGATAAAGCTCTTGCAGGTGCTGCAGGAAAGGGTTTTCTATCCGGTGGGAAGTCATGAGGCGAGGCGCTTCAGCGGGCGCATCGTTGCCGCCACGAACCGGCCGCTCGATGACATGATGCTAGGGGGAAAGTTCCGGGAGGATCTCTACTACCGCCTCTGTTCCGACGTGGTCACCATCCCGCCGCTGCGTGAGAGGCTCGGCGAGGACCCGGAGGAGCTGGACAACCTGATCGCGGCCATCCTGTCGCGCGTTGCCGGGCAGCAGGTTCCCGCGCGGGAGCGGCAACTGGTGAAGAAGGTGATCAGGCGCGACGTCGGGGTGGATTACGACTGGCCGGGGAACGTAAGGGAGCTGGAGCAGGCGGTGAAGCGGATCATCCTGACCGGTCGCTACCAGGGGGTGCGCCGGGAGAAGGGAGCGGGCCGGGCGGATCGTCTCGCAGCGGGGATACGGGAGGGCTCGTTCGGTGCGGAAGAGCTCCTCGCCGCCTACTGCGGGCTTTTATACGACACCTGCGGCACCTACGAGGAAGTCGCCCGCCGCACCCGCCTCGACCGGCGCACGGTGAAGAAGTACGTGCAGATGGGGGAAAAGGAGTAA
- a CDS encoding amidohydrolase family protein, translating into MHAASANGIIDMHCHTAGIGAGNSGCFISPAMRKSWRYRVFLKAFWVTEEQLLQEGDALVMRRISERLAASQRVTAAVILAMDGAVDGNDELDRNSTEMYIPNDFVAAETAKYPNLLFGASINPLRHDALTRLEKAAADGAVLVKWLPSIQHFDPADEHLIPFYLKLKELGLPLLTHTGTEHSFTMTRNELGDPERLRLPLSLGVKVIAAHCGSCGRNEGESNYRRFLRLIDEFPNCYGDISALTQINRKWHLTRLLKKGVSGQLLYGTDMPLPNTVSVTPYAFPIKLSPRRMVELSRIANPWDQDVALKEALGVPEQVFSNANNVLRLPVPTP; encoded by the coding sequence ATGCACGCAGCATCAGCAAACGGCATCATCGACATGCACTGCCACACCGCCGGCATCGGCGCAGGAAACAGCGGCTGCTTCATCTCGCCCGCCATGCGCAAAAGCTGGCGCTACAGGGTCTTCCTGAAAGCCTTCTGGGTCACCGAAGAGCAGCTCTTGCAGGAAGGGGACGCCCTGGTGATGCGGCGCATCTCCGAGCGGCTCGCCGCCTCGCAGCGCGTAACCGCCGCCGTCATCCTCGCCATGGACGGCGCGGTGGACGGCAACGACGAGCTTGATCGCAACAGCACCGAGATGTACATCCCCAACGACTTCGTCGCGGCTGAGACCGCCAAATATCCGAACCTCCTATTCGGGGCAAGCATCAACCCGCTGCGCCACGACGCCCTCACGCGCCTGGAGAAAGCGGCGGCGGACGGCGCCGTACTGGTCAAGTGGCTCCCCTCCATCCAGCACTTCGACCCGGCCGACGAGCACCTGATCCCGTTCTACCTGAAGCTGAAAGAGCTGGGGCTTCCGCTGCTCACCCACACCGGCACCGAGCACTCCTTCACCATGACGCGCAACGAACTGGGCGACCCGGAACGGCTAAGACTCCCGCTTTCGCTCGGGGTGAAGGTGATCGCGGCGCACTGCGGCAGCTGCGGCAGAAACGAAGGGGAGAGCAACTACCGCCGCTTTCTCCGACTCATCGACGAGTTCCCCAACTGCTACGGCGACATCTCCGCGCTCACCCAGATAAACCGGAAGTGGCACCTCACGCGCCTGTTGAAGAAGGGCGTTTCCGGACAGCTTCTCTACGGCACCGACATGCCGCTTCCCAACACCGTCTCGGTCACCCCCTACGCGTTCCCCATCAAGCTCTCGCCACGCCGCATGGTGGAGCTCTCCCGGATCGCCAACCCCTGGGACCAGGACGTGGCCCTCAAGGAGGCGCTCGGAGTGCCCGAGCAGGTCTTCTCGAACGCAAACAACGTCCTCAGGCTTCCCGTCCCCACCCCCTGA
- a CDS encoding acyl-[ACP]--phospholipid O-acyltransferase has translation MTTASSKSFAWLNATQFLGALNDNILKLLIIFFLIGSRGRAHAGMITASVGAAFVVPFILFSAPAGCLADRMAKSKLIVNVKLFEVAVTLLAVAAFAFRQEHLLYLVVFLMASHSAFFAPAKYSIVPELVRKDELSRVNGLMESCTFLAIIVGTGLASGLAQAAGGSFWIASLFSLAVASAGLACARMIGESTPGDAARPVALLPTGILHTVRGISKDRHLMLAIIGLAWFMFIGAFAQLNLIGYGMERLGLSEAQSGYLFLAAALGIGGGSLLAAKLSGRDVEFGIVPLGAAGLTLAPVLLHILPGNLAASLIVIVFFGVSAGVFSLPLQTFIQLRADAAIRGEVLAASSFINWVGILAASGLTWLFSGPMGLSAAQGFSAVGALTLILTLLSFRILPDFLIRFIALVTMRVFYRLRIKGLENLPVEGPALLIPNHVTWADALLLTATCQRRIRFVMERSIYNTPLLRGLFRLMGVIPVSSTDGKREMLEFIKRARAALDEGYMVCIFAEGALTRTGMLGEFRGGFERIVKDSGHPIIPVYIGGAWGSILSYAHGKLLSRLPALSPYPVTILFGDPMPATSLAVEVRQKVAELSCDYFASRKEQRRPLPEYFIRTARRYWGRRAIADTSGKNLSYGRTLTSAVALAGKLDGMIDDAEHVGLLLPPSAGGVLANLALSMLGRVTVNLNYTASEASLSSAVAQCGIRTIVTSRAFLERVPTLPRLDGMIFLEDIVPAISGRAKLMALLKARLYPATLLCRAKGFHVDQSATVIFSSGSTGEPKGVMLSHHNIMSNIEALRMVFKVDLNDNICSALPFFHSLGFTATLWFPLTSGFSSAYHTNPMEGEKIAQVVREHRSTLLLATPTFLLSYLRRAKREDFATLRLVITGAEKLKSKVADSFQEKFGIRPMEGYGATELSPVITLSLPDVEIDGVKQHGAKEGSVGHPIPGVAIRVVDPESGAVLKPGEAGMLQVKGPNVMLGYLGREELTDEVVRDGWYVTGDLGVMDDDGFVRITDRISRFSKIGGEMVPHGVIEDELHARLGQSGILAVTAVPDEKKGERLVVVYTRGATDAATLLQHLSESELPNLWKPGRDGFVEVESLPILGTGKLDLKGLKEIALAATN, from the coding sequence ATGACCACCGCCTCATCCAAATCCTTCGCCTGGCTGAACGCCACCCAGTTCCTCGGGGCGCTGAACGACAACATCCTGAAGCTCTTGATCATCTTCTTCCTGATCGGCAGCCGGGGACGCGCCCACGCCGGGATGATCACCGCCTCGGTCGGCGCCGCCTTCGTCGTCCCCTTCATCCTCTTTTCCGCGCCGGCCGGATGCCTCGCCGACCGCATGGCGAAATCGAAGCTCATCGTGAACGTGAAGCTCTTCGAGGTGGCGGTCACCCTCTTGGCCGTCGCCGCCTTCGCCTTCAGACAGGAACATCTCCTCTACCTGGTCGTTTTCCTCATGGCGAGCCACAGCGCCTTCTTCGCACCGGCGAAGTACAGCATCGTCCCCGAACTGGTCCGGAAGGATGAACTCTCCCGGGTGAACGGGCTGATGGAATCCTGCACCTTCCTCGCCATCATCGTCGGCACCGGCCTTGCCTCCGGACTCGCCCAGGCAGCGGGAGGAAGCTTCTGGATCGCCTCGCTCTTCAGCCTCGCCGTCGCCAGCGCCGGGCTTGCCTGCGCGAGGATGATCGGCGAAAGCACTCCCGGGGACGCGGCCCGTCCCGTGGCCCTTCTCCCCACCGGCATCCTGCACACGGTTCGCGGCATCTCGAAAGACCGCCACCTCATGCTCGCCATCATCGGGCTCGCCTGGTTCATGTTCATCGGCGCCTTCGCGCAACTGAACTTGATCGGCTACGGCATGGAAAGGCTCGGGCTCTCCGAGGCGCAAAGCGGCTACCTGTTTCTCGCCGCGGCGCTCGGCATCGGCGGGGGCTCGCTCCTCGCCGCCAAGCTCTCCGGCCGCGACGTCGAGTTCGGCATCGTTCCGCTCGGCGCCGCCGGGCTCACCCTCGCCCCGGTCCTGCTGCACATCCTCCCCGGCAACCTTGCCGCGAGCCTCATCGTCATCGTCTTTTTCGGTGTCTCGGCGGGGGTCTTCAGCCTGCCGCTGCAGACCTTCATACAACTGCGGGCCGACGCCGCCATCCGCGGCGAGGTGCTGGCAGCCTCATCCTTCATCAACTGGGTCGGCATCCTCGCCGCATCCGGGCTCACCTGGCTCTTCAGCGGTCCGATGGGGCTCTCCGCCGCGCAGGGCTTCAGCGCCGTCGGCGCATTGACCCTGATCCTGACGCTCCTCTCGTTCCGGATCCTCCCGGACTTCCTGATCCGCTTCATCGCCCTCGTCACCATGCGGGTCTTCTACCGGCTGCGCATCAAAGGGCTCGAAAACCTCCCGGTGGAGGGGCCGGCGCTTCTGATCCCGAACCACGTCACCTGGGCCGACGCCCTCTTGCTCACCGCCACCTGCCAGCGCCGCATTCGCTTCGTCATGGAGCGAAGCATCTACAACACGCCCCTCTTGCGCGGCCTGTTCCGGCTCATGGGGGTGATCCCGGTTTCCTCGACGGACGGCAAAAGGGAGATGCTGGAGTTCATCAAGAGGGCGCGCGCCGCGCTGGACGAGGGGTACATGGTCTGCATCTTCGCCGAGGGGGCGCTGACGAGGACCGGCATGCTGGGCGAGTTCCGCGGCGGCTTCGAGCGCATCGTGAAGGACAGCGGCCACCCGATCATCCCGGTGTACATCGGCGGAGCCTGGGGGAGCATCCTCTCCTACGCACACGGAAAGCTCCTCTCCCGGCTCCCCGCACTCTCCCCCTACCCGGTCACCATCCTCTTCGGGGACCCGATGCCCGCGACGAGCCTCGCCGTCGAGGTGCGCCAGAAGGTGGCCGAGCTTTCCTGCGACTACTTCGCCTCCAGAAAGGAGCAGCGCCGGCCGCTGCCGGAGTATTTCATCCGCACCGCACGCCGTTACTGGGGACGCCGCGCCATTGCCGATACCTCGGGGAAGAACCTGAGCTACGGCCGCACCCTGACCTCCGCCGTCGCCCTGGCCGGAAAGCTCGACGGGATGATCGACGATGCGGAACACGTGGGACTTTTGCTGCCGCCGTCCGCCGGGGGCGTGCTCGCGAACCTCGCCCTCTCCATGCTGGGGCGTGTTACCGTGAACCTCAACTACACCGCCTCCGAGGCTTCACTTTCCTCCGCGGTGGCCCAGTGCGGCATTCGCACCATCGTCACCTCGCGCGCGTTCCTGGAAAGGGTCCCGACCCTGCCGCGGCTTGACGGCATGATCTTCCTGGAGGACATCGTCCCCGCCATCTCCGGCCGGGCAAAGCTCATGGCCCTTCTCAAGGCGAGGCTCTATCCCGCTACCCTCCTCTGCCGCGCTAAAGGGTTCCACGTCGACCAAAGCGCCACGGTGATCTTCTCCTCGGGGAGCACCGGCGAGCCGAAGGGGGTGATGCTCAGCCATCACAACATCATGTCGAACATCGAGGCGCTGCGCATGGTGTTCAAGGTCGATCTGAACGACAACATCTGCTCGGCCCTCCCTTTCTTCCATTCCCTGGGCTTCACCGCGACGCTCTGGTTCCCGCTCACGAGCGGCTTTTCCTCCGCCTACCACACGAACCCGATGGAGGGGGAGAAAATCGCCCAGGTGGTGCGCGAACACCGCTCCACGCTCCTCCTCGCCACCCCCACCTTCCTCCTCTCCTACCTGCGCCGCGCGAAGCGCGAGGATTTCGCCACGCTGCGCCTCGTGATCACGGGAGCGGAGAAACTGAAGAGCAAGGTGGCGGACAGCTTCCAGGAGAAGTTCGGCATCCGCCCTATGGAGGGGTACGGCGCCACGGAGCTCTCTCCCGTTATCACCCTGAGCCTTCCGGACGTGGAGATCGACGGGGTGAAGCAGCACGGGGCCAAGGAGGGGAGCGTAGGGCACCCGATCCCCGGCGTCGCCATCCGCGTGGTCGACCCGGAAAGCGGAGCGGTATTGAAGCCCGGGGAGGCCGGGATGCTCCAGGTGAAGGGACCGAACGTGATGCTCGGCTACCTGGGAAGAGAGGAGTTGACCGACGAGGTGGTGCGCGACGGCTGGTACGTCACCGGAGACCTAGGCGTCATGGACGACGACGGCTTTGTCAGGATCACGGACCGCATCTCTCGCTTCAGCAAGATCGGCGGCGAGATGGTTCCCCACGGGGTGATCGAGGACGAGTTGCACGCCCGGCTCGGGCAGAGCGGGATCCTCGCGGTAACCGCGGTACCCGACGAGAAAAAGGGGGAGCGGCTGGTGGTGGTCTATACCCGCGGTGCGACCGATGCCGCGACGCTCTTACAACACCTTTCCGAGAGCGAGCTCCCCAACCTCTGGAAGCCCGGACGCGACGGGTTCGTCGAAGTAGAGAGCCTTCCCATACTCGGAACGGGAAAGCTGGACCTGAAGGGGCTGAAAGAGATCGCGCTGGCGGCAACAAATTAG
- a CDS encoding YiiX/YebB-like N1pC/P60 family cysteine hydrolase has product MRLRLCILLSLFIALSCAPPVMAADTLKELVERGACGGESDNTCTGHFLEAHGCTKASVEQGLTRELNEFRTLAEEALALRAETIKTGIRIKQEMERGKPLSGDDLALINQGIIDHLALREKLLALAEAHECWLDVDDRYFAELGVTKESRLKGVMLSLSSALVLYDNYLLAISLFEGDAKLRRILNERDPGYAVRRAELAKVTMNYDSIANRQRVRRAINFYEKQIRKSPFTSDTLAMDYVSTLIRQSPSYDIVKKWSPFYVIGRKLGFFGAVTTDTLLGLEREGTSLFSMVFGNAVGLVETRKGKLYGKEAVRAEVQRNLQAGDILLEKTPFRLTDKLIPGYWGHAAVWTGSEQELRELGIWDHPVVKPYQQQIKSGHMVVEALRSGVEMNTMQHFLNIDSIGILRKTAATRQDRAHTVIQALRQVGKPYDFNFDVESKGRVYCSKLVYMSYSGVDWPTKKSLGRTTFTPDDVAIKAIKGGTLQLVAFYHEGNLVSHDPLNTMAKLMGLPNGSQSAR; this is encoded by the coding sequence ATGAGGCTTCGTCTCTGCATCCTGCTCTCGCTCTTCATCGCCCTATCCTGCGCGCCGCCGGTCATGGCCGCAGACACCCTTAAAGAACTCGTCGAAAGGGGGGCATGCGGCGGGGAATCGGACAATACCTGTACCGGGCACTTCCTCGAGGCGCACGGCTGCACCAAGGCGAGCGTGGAGCAGGGGCTCACGCGGGAGCTAAACGAGTTCCGCACCCTCGCGGAAGAGGCGCTCGCGCTGCGCGCGGAGACCATCAAGACCGGCATCCGCATCAAGCAAGAAATGGAGCGTGGCAAACCACTCTCAGGCGACGACCTCGCCCTCATCAACCAGGGAATCATCGACCACTTGGCGCTGCGCGAGAAGCTCCTAGCCCTGGCAGAGGCGCACGAGTGCTGGCTCGATGTCGACGACAGGTATTTCGCCGAGCTCGGGGTAACCAAGGAGAGCCGGCTCAAAGGGGTCATGCTCTCGCTTTCCTCCGCCCTGGTCCTCTACGACAACTACCTGCTCGCCATCTCCCTCTTCGAGGGTGACGCTAAGCTGCGCCGCATCCTGAACGAGCGCGACCCGGGTTATGCGGTGCGGCGCGCCGAGCTTGCCAAGGTCACCATGAACTACGATTCCATCGCGAACCGCCAGCGGGTACGCAGGGCGATCAACTTCTACGAGAAACAGATCAGGAAATCCCCCTTCACCTCGGACACCCTCGCCATGGACTACGTCTCCACCCTGATAAGGCAAAGCCCCTCATACGACATAGTAAAGAAATGGTCCCCCTTCTACGTAATCGGCAGAAAGCTCGGCTTCTTCGGCGCGGTGACCACGGACACACTGCTAGGTCTTGAGCGGGAGGGGACCAGCCTGTTCAGCATGGTTTTCGGAAACGCGGTGGGGCTCGTGGAGACCCGGAAGGGAAAACTGTACGGGAAGGAAGCGGTAAGGGCCGAGGTGCAGAGAAACCTGCAGGCGGGAGACATTCTCCTGGAGAAGACCCCCTTCCGGCTCACCGACAAGCTGATTCCGGGCTACTGGGGGCATGCGGCGGTGTGGACCGGCTCCGAGCAGGAGTTGCGGGAGCTGGGGATCTGGGATCACCCGGTGGTTAAGCCGTACCAGCAACAGATAAAAAGCGGCCACATGGTGGTCGAGGCGCTGCGCTCCGGGGTCGAGATGAACACCATGCAGCACTTCCTCAACATCGACAGCATCGGGATCCTGCGCAAGACCGCGGCCACACGTCAAGACCGCGCCCACACTGTGATCCAGGCACTGCGCCAGGTAGGGAAGCCGTACGACTTCAACTTCGACGTCGAGTCCAAGGGGAGGGTGTACTGCTCAAAGCTTGTGTACATGAGCTACAGCGGGGTCGATTGGCCGACCAAGAAGTCGCTGGGACGCACCACCTTCACGCCGGACGACGTGGCCATCAAGGCGATCAAGGGGGGCACCCTGCAGTTGGTGGCCTTCTACCACGAGGGGAATCTGGTCTCACACGACCCGCTCAACACCATGGCGAAGCTTATGGGATTACCCAACGGGAGCCAGTCGGCGCGGTAA
- a CDS encoding nitroreductase family protein — MLQFKVDKEKCTRCGLCVADCPAHVMDTADGFPLIMAEKEAGCYRCQHCFAVCPTGAVSILGLDPQESTPLEGDWRPDPAKLETLMKGRRSVRRYKQENLEPELLQRLLEVAWHAPTGVNTRQVRFTVIDDREKLASFRDELLAGVARLVRENALPEQLAFFGDFVKLWEEQCVDVLFRGAPHLLVASVSDKAVSPLQDCMIALSYFELFAQANGVGTVWDGLAKIAINDLVPESLARLGIPEDHTVGYCIAFGKPAVQYARTVQHQGALIHRI; from the coding sequence ATGCTGCAATTCAAGGTAGACAAGGAGAAATGCACCAGGTGCGGCCTGTGCGTTGCCGACTGTCCGGCGCACGTCATGGATACGGCGGATGGGTTTCCATTGATCATGGCGGAGAAGGAGGCGGGATGCTACCGCTGCCAGCACTGCTTCGCGGTCTGTCCCACCGGCGCCGTATCAATCCTGGGGCTCGACCCGCAAGAGAGTACGCCGCTTGAGGGGGACTGGCGCCCGGACCCGGCAAAGCTGGAGACCCTGATGAAAGGGCGTCGGTCTGTGCGGCGCTACAAGCAGGAGAACCTGGAGCCGGAACTTTTGCAGCGCCTGCTCGAGGTCGCCTGGCACGCACCTACCGGCGTCAACACCCGCCAGGTACGCTTCACGGTTATCGACGATCGGGAAAAGCTCGCCTCCTTCCGCGATGAACTTTTGGCCGGTGTCGCGCGTCTGGTGCGTGAGAACGCGCTTCCCGAGCAGCTCGCGTTCTTCGGCGATTTCGTGAAGCTCTGGGAGGAGCAGTGCGTGGACGTTCTTTTCCGCGGCGCACCGCACCTGCTGGTCGCGTCGGTCTCGGACAAGGCGGTCTCGCCGCTGCAGGACTGCATGATCGCGCTCAGCTACTTCGAGCTCTTCGCGCAGGCAAACGGCGTGGGTACCGTCTGGGACGGCCTCGCCAAGATCGCCATCAACGATCTCGTCCCCGAATCCCTGGCCCGCCTCGGCATCCCAGAGGACCACACCGTCGGCTATTGCATCGCCTTCGGCAAGCCCGCCGTCCAATACGCGCGCACCGTCCAGCACCAGGGCGCCCTGATCCACCGCATCTGA
- a CDS encoding flavodoxin family protein, whose protein sequence is MKVVAFNGSPNKEGNTYHAIKLVAEELAKDGIETEIVHVGNKAIRGCIACYQCLKNQDERCAIKDDEVNEYVQKMKGADGIILGSPVHYSGVGGTLKSFMDRAFFVAGVNGGLLRHKVGAAVVAVRRSGGVTTFDQLNHFLNYSEMLLPTSNYWNVIHGRTPGEALQDGEGVQIMRVLAKNMAWLLKLVENGKGVVPEPEQETKIFTNFIR, encoded by the coding sequence ATGAAGGTCGTGGCATTCAACGGCAGCCCCAACAAGGAAGGGAACACCTATCACGCCATCAAGCTGGTGGCCGAAGAGCTGGCCAAGGATGGGATCGAGACCGAGATCGTCCATGTCGGGAACAAGGCGATCCGCGGCTGCATCGCCTGTTACCAGTGCTTGAAGAACCAGGATGAACGGTGCGCCATCAAGGACGACGAGGTGAACGAGTACGTCCAGAAGATGAAGGGTGCCGATGGCATCATCCTGGGGTCCCCGGTGCACTATTCAGGGGTCGGGGGGACCTTGAAGTCGTTCATGGACCGCGCCTTCTTCGTGGCCGGCGTGAACGGCGGCCTGCTGCGCCACAAGGTGGGTGCGGCGGTGGTCGCGGTGCGCCGCTCCGGCGGAGTGACGACCTTCGACCAGTTGAATCACTTCCTGAACTACTCCGAGATGCTGCTCCCCACTTCCAACTACTGGAACGTGATCCACGGCAGGACACCCGGCGAGGCTCTTCAGGACGGCGAAGGTGTGCAGATAATGCGCGTTCTCGCCAAGAACATGGCGTGGCTTCTCAAGCTTGTGGAAAACGGCAAGGGGGTGGTGCCCGAGCCGGAGCAGGAGACCAAGATCTTCACCAACTTCATCAGGTAA
- a CDS encoding winged helix-turn-helix transcriptional regulator yields MQQSQSTAEVMTLRDKEYKCGIDVTLALVGGKWKASILWHLAQDTMRFSDLQRQFADTTRKMLTQQLRELEGDGLVHREVYPQVPPKVEYSLTEQGKSIFPILEMMCDWGASYLKAANTP; encoded by the coding sequence ATGCAGCAAAGCCAGTCTACAGCCGAAGTAATGACATTGCGGGACAAGGAATACAAGTGCGGTATCGACGTGACACTGGCTCTTGTCGGTGGGAAATGGAAGGCCTCCATCCTATGGCATCTCGCACAGGACACCATGCGCTTTTCCGACCTGCAGCGACAGTTCGCGGACACGACGAGGAAGATGCTCACCCAGCAGTTGCGCGAACTGGAGGGCGATGGGCTGGTGCACCGCGAAGTCTACCCGCAGGTTCCGCCCAAGGTCGAGTACTCACTGACCGAGCAGGGAAAGAGCATCTTTCCGATCCTGGAGATGATGTGCGACTGGGGGGCGAGCTACCTTAAGGCGGCGAACACGCCCTGA
- a CDS encoding TolB family protein, producing MKNAIRAAIIAILLLPAFVNAGDVTITRISSGAGTKQFPDIYGGRVVWQDSRNGKADIYLFDIASGIETRITQGGHDHKKPRIYGDRIYWQDYRNGNSDIYMYDLAEKKERPVVVSPIQKIDLAVSERYLAWTDLSDGKGTVCLYDPATKKEKWMTSGQAPQGFAALSAQYLVWKDERNDSGDIYLYDIAKGKESRITSNPEAQWSPAAYGNLVVWEDNRNKDVLPNYDIYLYDTATGKERQLTRSDANQRFPRVWETKVVFVDNSRAEAEDIHLLDLATGKETALTHGTTDYYTPAIYGDRVVFSDLKNIYLATIPTGGAR from the coding sequence ATGAAAAACGCTATCCGTGCCGCGATAATCGCCATCCTTCTTCTCCCAGCGTTCGTCAACGCCGGCGACGTCACCATCACCCGTATCAGCAGCGGCGCGGGGACGAAACAGTTCCCGGACATATACGGCGGGCGCGTGGTCTGGCAGGACAGCCGCAACGGCAAGGCGGACATCTACCTCTTCGACATCGCATCAGGCATCGAAACGCGGATAACCCAAGGTGGGCACGACCACAAGAAGCCGCGCATCTACGGGGACAGGATCTACTGGCAGGACTACCGCAACGGGAACTCGGACATCTACATGTACGATCTTGCGGAGAAAAAGGAGAGGCCGGTGGTGGTGTCGCCGATCCAGAAGATCGACCTTGCCGTCTCGGAACGGTACCTGGCCTGGACCGACCTGAGCGACGGCAAGGGAACGGTCTGTCTGTACGATCCGGCCACAAAAAAGGAAAAGTGGATGACGTCAGGGCAGGCGCCGCAAGGGTTCGCCGCCCTGTCGGCGCAATACCTGGTCTGGAAGGACGAGCGCAACGATTCGGGCGACATCTACCTCTATGACATCGCGAAGGGAAAAGAGTCGAGGATCACCAGCAACCCGGAGGCCCAGTGGTCGCCGGCCGCGTACGGGAACTTGGTGGTGTGGGAGGATAACCGGAACAAGGACGTACTGCCCAACTACGACATCTACCTCTATGACACCGCCACGGGCAAGGAGAGACAGCTCACCAGAAGCGACGCCAACCAGCGCTTCCCGCGCGTCTGGGAGACCAAGGTCGTTTTCGTCGACAATTCCCGGGCGGAGGCAGAAGATATCCACCTCCTCGACCTGGCGACCGGCAAGGAAACCGCGCTGACTCACGGGACCACGGATTACTACACACCGGCGATCTACGGCGATCGTGTTGTCTTCAGTGACCTGAAGAACATCTATCTGGCGACGATACCAACCGGCGGCGCCAGGTAA